Proteins from a genomic interval of Quercus lobata isolate SW786 chromosome 11, ValleyOak3.0 Primary Assembly, whole genome shotgun sequence:
- the LOC115969362 gene encoding F-box/kelch-repeat protein At3g23880-like isoform X1: MSDNLSMLDSLPHEILTNVFVRLPIKSIVTCTAVCKTWKSLIQNPTFISNHLHHSSNNNNNKHPLLLFRHCSLENEHYVLHFDNQDFNEYTRFDDFPFQGQSYDGIFLVVGTCNGLIFLADDLYGHHKFFLWNPCVRKFVKLPKPNITCFSHDAFDASVGFGFDSKTDDYKVVRLVTLEEKGQEGKSPPEVEVYSLSTGKWRMLTASPPIGAARGRKPEAFVNGALHWVALTKTGNKFLNFVMVFDLGEEVFREIALPKLSGQNGDEYWVSVSISAYGNSLALFQQGFSINRLRIWVMKDYADASSWTKIISLSDLVFIEGIPRSCIPKGFRKSGEVILEMYGGYLGSRDLKTKEFKDLRIRGYAYTFVDSYVESLVLLDKPNQQRKRQKRKRNNNRKQICGPMLYKIHRFRFFLRCKTQNRSWSKLSKHRKGSNLGGRNS, translated from the exons ATGTCAGACAATTTATCTATGTTGGACTCTCTACCTCATGAAATCCTGACCAATGTTTTCGTTCGCCTACCTATAAAATCCATAGTAACATGCACAGCAGTCTGCAAAACATGGAAATCTCTCATCCAAAACCCAACCTTCATTTCCAACCATCTCCACCACTCCtccaacaacaataacaacaaacacCCCCTACTCCTCTTCAGGCACTGCTCTTTGGAAAATGAACATTACGTTTTGCATTTTGATAACCAAGATTTCAATGAGTACACCAGGTTTGATGACTTCCCTTTTCAAGGTCAAAGCTATGATGGAATATTTCTTGTAGTGGGTACTTGTAATGGCCTCATCTTCCTTGCTGATGATTTATATGGGCACCATAAGTTCTTTCTCTGGAACCCTTGTGTTAGAAAGTTTGTCAAACTTCCTAAACCCAATATCACCTGCTTTTCACATGACGCCTTTGACGCCTCtgttgggtttggatttgattCCAAAACCGATGACTATAAGGTGGTGAGGTTGGtgactcttgaagaaaaaggccAAGAGGGTAAGTCTCCACCGGAGGTGGAGGTTTACTCACTCTCCACAGGAAAATGGAGAATGCTTACTGCTTCGCCTCCTATAGGTGCTGCACGTGGTCGTAAGCCGGAGGCTTTTGTCAATGGGGCTCTGCATTGGGTTGCTTTAACGAAGACTGGGaacaaatttcttaattttgttatGGTGTTTGATTTGGGGGAAGAGGTCTTCCGTGAGATAGCACTGCCGAAACTTTCAGGTCAAAATGGAGATGAGTATTGGGTGAGCGTATCTATTTCAGCGTATGGGAATTCCCTTGCCCTGTTTCAACAGGGGTTTTCTATTAACCGTCTGCGTATATGGGTGATGAAAGACTATGCGGATGCATCATCATGGACCAAAATTATAAGTTTGTCTGATTTAGTTTTCATAGAGGGCATACCAAGGTCTTGTATACCTAAGGGTTTTAGGAAGAGTGGTGAGGTTATTCTGGAAATGTATGGAGGATACCTCGGCTCACGGGACCTTAAGACCAAAGAGTTTAAAGATCTTAGAATTCGTGGATATGCATATACTTTTGTTGATTCTTATGTTGAGAGCCTAGTTTTACTTGACAAACCCAACCAACAAAGGAAAAgacagaaaagaaagaggaacaACAACAG AAAACAGATTTGTGGACCAATGTTATATAAGATCCATAGGTTCCGGTTCTTCTTGAGATGCAAAACACAGAATCGCTCTTGGTCCAAACTCTCCAAACACAG GAAAGGCAGCAACCTTGGAGGTAGGAATTCATAA
- the LOC115969362 gene encoding F-box/kelch-repeat protein At3g23880-like isoform X2: MSDNLSMLDSLPHEILTNVFVRLPIKSIVTCTAVCKTWKSLIQNPTFISNHLHHSSNNNNNKHPLLLFRHCSLENEHYVLHFDNQDFNEYTRFDDFPFQGQSYDGIFLVVGTCNGLIFLADDLYGHHKFFLWNPCVRKFVKLPKPNITCFSHDAFDASVGFGFDSKTDDYKVVRLVTLEEKGQEGKSPPEVEVYSLSTGKWRMLTASPPIGAARGRKPEAFVNGALHWVALTKTGNKFLNFVMVFDLGEEVFREIALPKLSGQNGDEYWVSVSISAYGNSLALFQQGFSINRLRIWVMKDYADASSWTKIISLSDLVFIEGIPRSCIPKGFRKSGEVILEMYGGYLGSRDLKTKEFKDLRIRGYAYTFVDSYVESLVLLDKPNQQRKRQKRKRNNNRKGSNLGGRNS; encoded by the exons ATGTCAGACAATTTATCTATGTTGGACTCTCTACCTCATGAAATCCTGACCAATGTTTTCGTTCGCCTACCTATAAAATCCATAGTAACATGCACAGCAGTCTGCAAAACATGGAAATCTCTCATCCAAAACCCAACCTTCATTTCCAACCATCTCCACCACTCCtccaacaacaataacaacaaacacCCCCTACTCCTCTTCAGGCACTGCTCTTTGGAAAATGAACATTACGTTTTGCATTTTGATAACCAAGATTTCAATGAGTACACCAGGTTTGATGACTTCCCTTTTCAAGGTCAAAGCTATGATGGAATATTTCTTGTAGTGGGTACTTGTAATGGCCTCATCTTCCTTGCTGATGATTTATATGGGCACCATAAGTTCTTTCTCTGGAACCCTTGTGTTAGAAAGTTTGTCAAACTTCCTAAACCCAATATCACCTGCTTTTCACATGACGCCTTTGACGCCTCtgttgggtttggatttgattCCAAAACCGATGACTATAAGGTGGTGAGGTTGGtgactcttgaagaaaaaggccAAGAGGGTAAGTCTCCACCGGAGGTGGAGGTTTACTCACTCTCCACAGGAAAATGGAGAATGCTTACTGCTTCGCCTCCTATAGGTGCTGCACGTGGTCGTAAGCCGGAGGCTTTTGTCAATGGGGCTCTGCATTGGGTTGCTTTAACGAAGACTGGGaacaaatttcttaattttgttatGGTGTTTGATTTGGGGGAAGAGGTCTTCCGTGAGATAGCACTGCCGAAACTTTCAGGTCAAAATGGAGATGAGTATTGGGTGAGCGTATCTATTTCAGCGTATGGGAATTCCCTTGCCCTGTTTCAACAGGGGTTTTCTATTAACCGTCTGCGTATATGGGTGATGAAAGACTATGCGGATGCATCATCATGGACCAAAATTATAAGTTTGTCTGATTTAGTTTTCATAGAGGGCATACCAAGGTCTTGTATACCTAAGGGTTTTAGGAAGAGTGGTGAGGTTATTCTGGAAATGTATGGAGGATACCTCGGCTCACGGGACCTTAAGACCAAAGAGTTTAAAGATCTTAGAATTCGTGGATATGCATATACTTTTGTTGATTCTTATGTTGAGAGCCTAGTTTTACTTGACAAACCCAACCAACAAAGGAAAAgacagaaaagaaagaggaacaACAACAG GAAAGGCAGCAACCTTGGAGGTAGGAATTCATAA